One stretch of Corynebacterium callunae DSM 20147 DNA includes these proteins:
- a CDS encoding zinc-dependent alcohol dehydrogenase yields MKALTWQASNTVSVEKVPDPQIQEPTDAVIRVTSTAICGSDLHLYEVLTPFMDKGDIIGHEPMGIVEEVGSAVTHIKPGDRVVIPFNISCGHCFMCRQGLQSQCETTQVREYGTGAQFLGYSRLYGSVPGGQAEYLRVPHADYGAIKVPNVGEDERYLFLSDVVPTAWQAVDYAAVPDGGTLAVLGLGPIGQMSARIGKHLGYRVIATDAVPERRAMAERYGIETLDSSEDGVAEQLKDLTDGRGPNSVVDAVGMEAHGSPVASAAQAAVGKLPSPLGRKAMEKAGVDRMSALYTAIDSVRRGGTISISGVYGGMKDPMPMMTMFDKQIQLRMGQCNVRSWTETLLPLVDDPSDPLGVLDLKTHTAPLEEAPAMYEKFQKKQDGCIKVVLKP; encoded by the coding sequence ATGAAAGCGTTAACCTGGCAGGCGTCAAACACGGTGAGCGTGGAGAAGGTTCCGGACCCACAGATCCAGGAGCCCACCGATGCGGTCATTCGGGTCACCTCAACCGCCATCTGCGGATCTGACCTGCACCTCTATGAGGTGCTGACCCCGTTCATGGACAAAGGCGACATCATCGGCCATGAGCCCATGGGCATCGTCGAGGAGGTCGGCTCGGCCGTCACTCACATCAAGCCCGGGGACCGGGTGGTCATCCCCTTCAACATTTCCTGTGGCCACTGTTTCATGTGCCGCCAGGGCCTGCAGTCGCAGTGTGAAACCACCCAGGTCCGCGAATACGGCACCGGCGCCCAGTTCCTCGGTTACTCGCGGCTTTACGGCTCAGTGCCCGGCGGGCAGGCAGAGTACCTGCGCGTGCCGCACGCGGACTACGGGGCGATCAAGGTTCCCAACGTCGGCGAAGACGAGCGCTACCTGTTTCTTTCTGACGTCGTGCCCACCGCCTGGCAGGCCGTGGACTACGCGGCAGTTCCCGACGGTGGCACGCTGGCGGTGCTGGGTCTGGGCCCCATCGGCCAGATGAGCGCCCGGATCGGCAAGCACCTGGGCTACCGGGTGATCGCGACGGATGCAGTGCCCGAGCGTCGCGCCATGGCCGAGCGTTACGGCATTGAAACGCTCGATTCCTCCGAGGACGGCGTGGCGGAACAGCTCAAGGACCTGACTGACGGGCGTGGCCCGAACTCCGTGGTCGACGCCGTTGGCATGGAGGCGCACGGTTCGCCGGTGGCCAGCGCGGCGCAGGCGGCCGTCGGCAAGCTGCCGTCGCCGCTGGGCCGCAAGGCAATGGAGAAGGCCGGGGTGGACCGGATGAGTGCGTTGTATACCGCCATCGACTCCGTTCGCCGTGGCGGGACGATCTCAATCAGCGGTGTGTACGGTGGCATGAAGGATCCGATGCCGATGATGACGATGTTCGACAAGCAGATTCAGCTGCGGATGGGCCAGTGCAACGTGCGCTCCTGGACCGAGACGCTGCTGCCGCTGGTGGACGACCCGTCCGATCCGCTGGGTGTGCTCGACCTCAAGACGCACACCGCGCCGTTGGAGGAGGCGCCAGCGATGTACGAGAAGTTCCAGAAGAAGCAGGACGGCTGCATCAAGGTGGTGCTCAAGCCGTAG
- a CDS encoding hexameric tyrosine-coordinated heme protein, protein MGEVTTGEGIYGCDYFTPVFLLPQLCNSTARKTIGAIQPDAEVRETLRPGYATNADSLTMAGHVVAIEFATVAAANNYWRA, encoded by the coding sequence ATGGGGGAAGTGACGACCGGAGAAGGTATCTATGGCTGTGATTATTTCACGCCTGTCTTTCTACTGCCCCAACTTTGCAACAGCACCGCGCGGAAGACCATCGGAGCAATCCAACCAGATGCCGAAGTCCGAGAGACGTTACGACCGGGTTATGCCACGAACGCGGATTCTTTGACCATGGCCGGCCATGTCGTCGCCATCGAGTTCGCTACCGTCGCCGCCGCCAACAATTACTGGCGAGCTTAA
- a CDS encoding cupin domain-containing protein → MHKISIEALARKQLKEAVTAPSARAADTVFGGHEKILRQTVVGIRQGAELGERDNHDESTIYVLQGRVQLRTGDETWIGRSGDLLIVPRSRHSLEAIEDSAVLITIAKLTQ, encoded by the coding sequence ATGCACAAAATATCGATCGAGGCCCTCGCCCGCAAGCAACTTAAAGAGGCCGTCACCGCCCCTAGTGCTCGTGCCGCCGATACCGTCTTCGGCGGGCACGAAAAAATTCTGCGGCAGACCGTCGTCGGGATACGTCAGGGCGCCGAGCTCGGAGAGCGCGACAATCACGATGAATCCACGATTTATGTCCTACAAGGGCGTGTCCAACTCAGGACGGGCGATGAGACCTGGATAGGTCGCAGCGGTGATCTGTTGATCGTGCCGCGATCTCGGCACAGCCTCGAAGCAATCGAGGACTCCGCTGTTTTGATCACCATTGCCAAACTGACGCAATAA
- the fdxA gene encoding ferredoxin, with the protein MTYTIAQPCVDVLDRACVEECPVDCIYEGKRMLYIHPDECVDCGACEPVCPVEAIFYEDDVPHEWWDYTGANAAFFDDLGSPGGAASLGPQDFDAQLVAALPPQNQN; encoded by the coding sequence ATGACCTACACAATCGCCCAGCCCTGCGTTGATGTCTTGGATCGAGCCTGCGTCGAGGAATGTCCCGTGGACTGCATCTACGAGGGCAAACGGATGCTCTACATCCACCCCGATGAGTGCGTCGACTGCGGTGCCTGCGAGCCCGTCTGCCCGGTTGAAGCCATCTTCTACGAAGACGATGTTCCCCACGAATGGTGGGACTACACCGGCGCTAACGCCGCCTTTTTCGACGACCTCGGTTCGCCAGGCGGTGCCGCCAGCCTGGGTCCGCAGGACTTCGACGCCCAGCTCGTCGCGGCGCTGCCGCCACAGAACCAGAACTAG